A genomic segment from Oncorhynchus keta strain PuntledgeMale-10-30-2019 chromosome 7, Oket_V2, whole genome shotgun sequence encodes:
- the LOC127931056 gene encoding uncharacterized protein LOC127931056 isoform X3: MEDNKSLNEDDPHDPQSLEGQVQKMKNDILGLNYPEDSEVKDPLPQIELKAVTRRKVKTKRRTSANRSTVEQSTDTDAAERDFVDNQNDEDEEEVKKDPLPQMEQDAVKRNKVTTKRTKRNKAEQITDTDAGPSTSVEFSGMAVQGTSHQGQSNEKILSECVSRACQTRALDLPPINPDAFNPIIIRFLEKLTEEQWRQLSIGRMDPVMRALLAEMCLEIVRFVSEAILEVIIPAIFRFVRIYSHVSPVSVKSLTESERSSSTNLKVRKRGSSKTSRSCTAKSSFSRNGSQTVLPNTQGDGESISSEPLSDFFGITEDSLLTSVQDSFKESLNNVLCIQGEGQVDTQSLSRVIVGEVSKKVNSIISVAIQTPISGRISPVIFASGGVSSTKVVEEMVSGVSNVLQMYINGKSVEQSVVLREDGVEVDMTHLTGQVMTALSGTVLNFSNKEENDPNKRELLCVVADHMKMFESCKSSEEMLKQGESNLNIKGDKSSLRLSTQSMDRLLTEEFQTKATESIREIVKRFRGCTSCCSGTTSSSPTPRIGEIGDLMIDPEASELVSTFVSDMDNLTQSIRSSRSPAQSEQILLENHQSKIWSSTVGCYYDMKNMLKRLLTCPEKGDLSSTFVESTRDSFTMVPTLCLDFDHSSNGEADTSDSFSCKPLLITPSSMNEQKGQSETPKPFLALKKYLQDQVLLDTTKEIASQVLVLYKTEVMEKFSSSVGECDSEESLEANLFVDGIMSDLNDFTSSCSASPSELLDSEQCLSDVKVIDGVTPIHDETLKQAPSESLDSQVTCNSDSLEIQGDLQTCTNEVISQILTVYHSEESMEECLSSLKGDTEDLSKLLDAVVSQIDVLAASKSYLSVDDYAVNTQDNMHGEINNDEEEASARSLKSTAFDKLCTEEFQTKASHMAGGILRSGLIGIVNTSLNGRSADICAESSNDGDDRDVKILQKSGTPSLFTSSLHTISAASNIVISITKDLNSFTQMTKMSAASVSDQLERSLSASTLPGSVHNGANVKGNIIWPGTVNLFNNVFTKVKDFFAQQQPVLLDNVVEAPKHVETICRTATSTQMTDSEHEGSQTNMVNYSKALISQTLMTIQRRVSMSERMSTSEKGFLTRSIVGSMLEDVDMVRTDGHEIHRPSSSKSSLSITSAMTRGSQSDFTNSLPGTPVSNEWPVESYCPIIRSSVIDMSDSSTHSQGSTNYTRQTISAIVDTVMEVIPREDMEHIATADDVTSFTRRLARLSPRDGLQNFSHELTDKVYELIKSHNTPQALFVPAGKSVSDSILLKLKTELNASEESREFPSDLVYSFAKESIKRLLQQIIFWLPPPSQGSGVCQTIISDGSLQDTSRLIPSSSAISISSSQVYCDTKSLFTNIMVNQVMDTCSVASNSSVKLSELMNIINGLSPTDAGTLDSDRPALMTTSRQSSAKSLPRPSLSGSSTHNGGTVDIQVLGEVESKMDNKDLEMSSVSVHPSTPSAMDSDTHASFDSTSNDYTSLVLLLIIRLLSMITPITLLESSDIGETSRVLTKRILSEFCGTSGLEPTQAYPQNLKIEKIFKAVYKGLLQEFGSEKMLQVAMKSTDYAFDDALVKSLTRELLTKCNEASSSPHSMTQLSSHNALGSDEVGNSGLPTTGTKEKKRGRFNALCGFNPKCTQKVNKRNHCTPTPSQNQTPAISETAIVNDQESCLTESVCSTKKKPKKRSLISRMFSAIGKALSSPFTSCYKRKST, encoded by the exons ATGGAGGATAATAAG AGTTTAAATGAAGATGATCCACATGATCCTCAAAGTTTGGAAGGTCAAGTCCAGAAAATGAAGAATGATATCCTGGGTTTAAACTATCCAGAAGATAGTGAAGTGAAGGATCCCCTGCCTCAGATCGAGCTGAAGGCTGTGACAAGGAGAAAAGTTAAG ACCAAGAGGAGGACCAGTGCCAACAGGTCCACAGTTGAACAGAGCACTGATACTGATGCAGCTGAGAGAGATTTTGTTGATAATCAGAATGATGAAGATGAGGAAGAGGTGAAGAAGGATCCCCTGCCTCAGATGGAGCAGGATGCCGTGAAGAGAAATAAAGTCACG ACCAAGAGGACCAAGAGAAACAAAGCGGAGCAGATCACTGATACAGATGCAG GTCCCTCTACATCTGTGGAATTCTCTGGGATGGCAGTTCAGGGGACATCTCACCAGGGACAATCTAATGAAAAGATCCTAAGTGAGTGTGTCTCCAGGGCCTGTCAGACCAGGGCCCTTGACCTCCCGCCAATCAATCCGGATGCTTTCAACCCGATTATCATCCGGTTTCTGGAAAAACTTACTGAGGA GCAATGGAGGCAGTTAAGCATTGGCAGGATGGACCCT GTGATGAGGGCATTGCTTGCAGAGATGTGCCTGGAGATTGTGCGGTTTGTATCTGAGGCCATCCTGGAGGTCATCATCCCTGCAATTTTCCGTTTTGTACGGATATACAGCCATGTGTCTCCAGTATCCGTCAAGTCTCTGACAGAATCAGAGAGATCTTCTAGCACAAACCTGAAGGTTCGCAAGAGAGGCAGCAGCAAAACCTCAAGGTCTTGCACGGCCAAATCAAGCTTCTCTCGTAATGG GTCTCAGACAGTGTTGCCAAATActcagggagatggtgagtctaTATCATCTGAGCCACTCAGTGACTTTTTTGGGATCACTGAAGATAGTCTCCTCACTAGTGTCCAGGATTCCTTCAAAGAGTCGCTGAACAATGTCCTCTGTATCCAAGGAGAGGGCCAGGTAGACACTCAAAGTCTATCCCGGGTTATTGTTGGAGAAGTGTCAAAGAAGGTCAATTCCATAATCTCTGTGGCCATCCAAACTCCCATCTCTGGGCGAATATCCCCTGTTATTTTTGCCAGTGGTGGTGTCTCCAGCACCAAGGTGGTTGAGGAGATGGTGTCTGGCGTTTCCAACGTACTTCAGATGTACATTAATGGGAAGAGTGTTGAGCAGAGTGTTGTTCTCAGAGAGGATGGTGTTGAGGTGGATATGACACATTTAACAGGACAGGTCATGACAGCACTCAGTGGCACTGTTTTGAACTTCAGCAATAAGGAGGAAAATGATCCCAACAAGAGGGAACTGCTTTGTGTTGTTGCTGACCATATGAAGATGTTTGAATCTTGTAAAAGTTCTGAGGAGATGCTAAAACAAGGAGAGAGCAACCTCAATATCAAAGGTGACAAATCTAGTCTTCGTCTGTCAACACAAAGTATGGACAGACTACTCACTGAGGAGTTTCAGACCAAGGCCACTGAATCGATCCGGGAGATCGTTAAAAGATTCAGGGGTTGTACATCATGTTGTTCTGGCACTACATCATCTAGTCCAACTCCTAGGATAGGTGAGATTGGAGACCTTATGATCGACCCTGAGGCCTCTGAGTTGGTAAGTACCTTTGTTTCAGACATGGACAATCTTACCCAGTCTATCAGGTCATCCCGCTCTCCTGCACAGAGTGAACAGATCCTTCTTGAAAACCATCAGAGTAAGATCTGGTCTTCCACTGTTGGTTGTTACTACGACATGAAAAATATGCTGAAGAGGCTTCTTACCTGTCCAGAAAAAGGGGATCTCTCAAGTACATTTGTGGAGAGCACAAGAGATTCTTTCACAATGGTTCCAACTTTGTGCCTGGACTTCGATCATTCCAGTAACGGTGAGGCTGACACATCGGACTCCTTTTCTTGTAAACCACTTTTAATAACCCCCTCATCCATGAATGAACAAAAAGGACAAAGTGAGACCCCAAAACCTTTCTTGGCTCTCAAAAAGTATTTGCAAGACCAAGTCCTCCTTGACACCACAAAAGAGATTGCCAGCCAGGTTCTAGTCTTGTATAAGACTGAGGTGATGGAGAAGTTCTCATCTTCTGTTGGAGAGTGTGATTCTGAAGAGTCTCTGGAGGCCAATCTATTTGTGGATGGCATCATGTCTGACTTGAATGATTTCACCAGTTCTTGTTCCGCCTCACCATCTGAGTTGTTAGACAGTGAACAATGTCTCTCCGATGTGAAGGTCATCGATGGTGTTACACCAATACATGACGAGACTCTCAAACAGGCTCCCAGTGAAAGTTTAGATTCTCAGGTGACTTGTAATAGTGATTCTCTTGAAATCCAAGGGGACCTTCAAACCTGTACCAATGAGGTCATTAGTCAGATCCTCACTGTGTATCACTCTGAGGAATCCATGGAGGAATGCCTCTCTAGCCTAAAAGGAGATACAGAAGACCTGTCCAAGCTTTTGGATGCCGTTGTTTCTCAGATTGACGTCCTTGCCGCCTCCAAATCATATTTATCTGTTGATGACTATGCTGTCAATACACAGGACAATATGCATGGTGAGATCAACAATGATGAAGAGGAAGCATCCGCTAGAAGTCTTAAATCCACAGCCTTTGACAAACTATGTACTGAGGAGTTTCAAACTAAAGCCTCACATATGGCTGGTGGGATCCTTCGATCAGGGTTGATTGGCATTGTAAATACCAGCCTTAATGGTAGAAGTGCAGACATTTGTGCAGAGTCcagtaatgatggtgatgatagagATGTCAAAATCCTTCAGAAGAGTGGAACTCCATCTTTATTCACCTCTTCTCTGCACACCATTTCTGCAGCATCCAACATCGTCATAAGCATCACTAAAGACCTTAATAGCTTCACCCAGATGACTAAAAtgtctgctgcttcagtgtctgaCCAGTTGGAGAGATCCCTGTCAGCTTCAACCCTTCCTGGCAGTGTTCACAACGGGGCCAATGTGAAAGGAAATATAATTTGGCCAGGCACTGTTAACCTGTTCAACAATGTGTTCACCAAGGTCAAGGACTTTTTTGCCCAGCAACAACCGGTCCTCCTAGACAATGTGGTTGAGGCCCCCAAACATGTCGAAACCATATGCAGAACAGCTACTTCTACACAAATGACGGACAGTGAACATGAGGGCAGCCAGACCAACATGGTAAATTATTCCAAAGCCTTAATTAGTCAGACTCTGATGACAATCCAGAGGAGAGTGTCTATGTCAGAGAGGATGAGCACCTCAGAGAAAGGTTTCTTGACTCGTTCCATAGTGGGCTCCATGTTGGAGGATGTTGACATGGTGAGAACTGATGGACACGAGATACACCGGCCATCCTCCTCAAAGTCCTCCCTGTCCATCACCTCTGCCATGACCAGAGGGTCCCAGAGTGATTTTACAAATTCTCTTCCAGGCACTCCAGTCTCCAATGAGTGGCCTGTTGAAAGCTATTGTCCTATCATTAGGAGTTCGGTCATTGATATGAGTGACTCCTCAACTCATTCACAAGGGTCAACAAATTACACAAGGCAAACCATCTCTGCCATAGTTGACACTGTTATGGAGGTAATTCCAAGAGAAGATATGGAACACATAGCCACTGCAGATGATGTCACTTCTTTTACAAGAAGACTTGCGAGACTCAGCCCCAGGGACGGTCTTCAGAACTTCTCACATGAGCTCACTGACAAAGTTTATGAGCTCATAAAAAGTCACAACACCCCCCAGGCTCTTTTTGTGCCAGCTGGCAAGAGCGTGTCTGACTCTATTCTTTTGAAGCTGAAGACAGAATTGAATGCTTCTGAAGAATCCAGGGAGTTTCCATCTGACCTTGTGTACTCCTTCGCTAAGGAGTCAATAAAACGTCTGCTACAGCAGATTATCTTCTGGCTTCCTCCACCATCACAAGGATCCGGTGTCTGCCAAACTATCATCTCTGATGGTTCTCTGCAGGACACAAGTCGGCTTATCCCGAGCTCTTCTGCCATCTCCATTAGTTCCTCACAGGTTTACTGTGACACAAAGAGCCTTTTCACCAATATAATGGTCAATCAGGTCATGGATACCTGTTCTGTGGCCTCAAATTCATCAGTAAAATTATCAGAGTTGATGAACATAATCAATGGGTTGTCCCCAACTGATGCTGGAACACTTGACTCTGACAGACCGGCTCTCATGACCACTAGCCGTCAGTCTAGTGCCAAATCATTGCCtagaccctctctgtctggcAGCAGCACACACAACGGTGGAACTGTGGATATTCAAGTTTTAGGAGAGGTGGAATCCAAGATGGACAACAAAGATCTGGAGATGTCTAGTGTCTCTGTGCATCCATCAACTCCATCAGCCATGGACTCCGATACACATGCCTCATTTGACTCCACTAGCAATGACTACACCTCTTTGGTACTTTTACTGATTATTAGATTGCTGTCAATGATCACCCCTATCACATTACTGGAATCCTCTGACATTGGTGAAACATCAAGAGTTCTCACAAAGAGGATTCTGTCTGAGTTCTGTGGCACCTCAGGCCTTGAACCAACTCAAGCCTACCCCCAGAATCTGAAAATCGAAAAGATTTTCAAGGCTGTCTACAAGGGGCTTCTTCAAGAATTTGGGTCAGAGAAGATGCTCCAGGTTGCAATGAAGTCAACGGATTATGCATTTGACGATGCCCTGGTCAAATCATTAACTAGGGAACTGCTAACTAAATGCAATGAGGCTAGCTCTTCACCTCACTCCATGACCCAGTTGTCATCACACAATGCACTTGGCAGTGACGAGGTAGGTAATTCTGGGCTTCCAACAACTGGTACAAAggaaaagaagagaggaagatTCAACGCTCTCTGTGGATTCAACCCAAAG TGTACACAGAAGGTCAACAAGAGGAACCACTGCACTCCAACACCTTCCCAGAACCAGACCCCTGCTATCAGTGAAACAG CAATTGTCAATGATCAAGAATCCTGCCTTACAGAGAGTGTATGCTCCACCAAGAAGAAACCAAAGAAGCGTTCGCTCATTTCTAGGATGTTTTCAGCTATAGGCAAAGCCTTGTCCAGTCCCTTTACTTCCTGCTATAAAAGGAAGAGCACCTAA
- the LOC127931056 gene encoding uncharacterized protein LOC127931056 isoform X4 produces the protein MEDNKTKRRTSANRSTVEQSTDTDAAERDFVDNQNDEDEEEVKKDPLPQMEQDAVKRNKVTTKRTKRNKAEQITDTDAGPSTSVEFSGMAVQGTSHQGQSNEKILSECVSRACQTRALDLPPINPDAFNPIIIRFLEKLTEEQWRQLSIGRMDPVMRALLAEMCLEIVRFVSEAILEVIIPAIFRFVRIYSHVSPVSVKSLTESERSSSTNLKVRKRGSSKTSRSCTAKSSFSRNGSQTVLPNTQGDGESISSEPLSDFFGITEDSLLTSVQDSFKESLNNVLCIQGEGQVDTQSLSRVIVGEVSKKVNSIISVAIQTPISGRISPVIFASGGVSSTKVVEEMVSGVSNVLQMYINGKSVEQSVVLREDGVEVDMTHLTGQVMTALSGTVLNFSNKEENDPNKRELLCVVADHMKMFESCKSSEEMLKQGESNLNIKGDKSSLRLSTQSMDRLLTEEFQTKATESIREIVKRFRGCTSCCSGTTSSSPTPRIGEIGDLMIDPEASELVSTFVSDMDNLTQSIRSSRSPAQSEQILLENHQSKIWSSTVGCYYDMKNMLKRLLTCPEKGDLSSTFVESTRDSFTMVPTLCLDFDHSSNGEADTSDSFSCKPLLITPSSMNEQKGQSETPKPFLALKKYLQDQVLLDTTKEIASQVLVLYKTEVMEKFSSSVGECDSEESLEANLFVDGIMSDLNDFTSSCSASPSELLDSEQCLSDVKVIDGVTPIHDETLKQAPSESLDSQVTCNSDSLEIQGDLQTCTNEVISQILTVYHSEESMEECLSSLKGDTEDLSKLLDAVVSQIDVLAASKSYLSVDDYAVNTQDNMHGEINNDEEEASARSLKSTAFDKLCTEEFQTKASHMAGGILRSGLIGIVNTSLNGRSADICAESSNDGDDRDVKILQKSGTPSLFTSSLHTISAASNIVISITKDLNSFTQMTKMSAASVSDQLERSLSASTLPGSVHNGANVKGNIIWPGTVNLFNNVFTKVKDFFAQQQPVLLDNVVEAPKHVETICRTATSTQMTDSEHEGSQTNMVNYSKALISQTLMTIQRRVSMSERMSTSEKGFLTRSIVGSMLEDVDMVRTDGHEIHRPSSSKSSLSITSAMTRGSQSDFTNSLPGTPVSNEWPVESYCPIIRSSVIDMSDSSTHSQGSTNYTRQTISAIVDTVMEVIPREDMEHIATADDVTSFTRRLARLSPRDGLQNFSHELTDKVYELIKSHNTPQALFVPAGKSVSDSILLKLKTELNASEESREFPSDLVYSFAKESIKRLLQQIIFWLPPPSQGSGVCQTIISDGSLQDTSRLIPSSSAISISSSQVYCDTKSLFTNIMVNQVMDTCSVASNSSVKLSELMNIINGLSPTDAGTLDSDRPALMTTSRQSSAKSLPRPSLSGSSTHNGGTVDIQVLGEVESKMDNKDLEMSSVSVHPSTPSAMDSDTHASFDSTSNDYTSLVLLLIIRLLSMITPITLLESSDIGETSRVLTKRILSEFCGTSGLEPTQAYPQNLKIEKIFKAVYKGLLQEFGSEKMLQVAMKSTDYAFDDALVKSLTRELLTKCNEASSSPHSMTQLSSHNALGSDEVGNSGLPTTGTKEKKRGRFNALCGFNPKCTQKVNKRNHCTPTPSQNQTPAISETAIVNDQESCLTESVCSTKKKPKKRSLISRMFSAIGKALSSPFTSCYKRKST, from the exons ATGGAGGATAATAAG ACCAAGAGGAGGACCAGTGCCAACAGGTCCACAGTTGAACAGAGCACTGATACTGATGCAGCTGAGAGAGATTTTGTTGATAATCAGAATGATGAAGATGAGGAAGAGGTGAAGAAGGATCCCCTGCCTCAGATGGAGCAGGATGCCGTGAAGAGAAATAAAGTCACG ACCAAGAGGACCAAGAGAAACAAAGCGGAGCAGATCACTGATACAGATGCAG GTCCCTCTACATCTGTGGAATTCTCTGGGATGGCAGTTCAGGGGACATCTCACCAGGGACAATCTAATGAAAAGATCCTAAGTGAGTGTGTCTCCAGGGCCTGTCAGACCAGGGCCCTTGACCTCCCGCCAATCAATCCGGATGCTTTCAACCCGATTATCATCCGGTTTCTGGAAAAACTTACTGAGGA GCAATGGAGGCAGTTAAGCATTGGCAGGATGGACCCT GTGATGAGGGCATTGCTTGCAGAGATGTGCCTGGAGATTGTGCGGTTTGTATCTGAGGCCATCCTGGAGGTCATCATCCCTGCAATTTTCCGTTTTGTACGGATATACAGCCATGTGTCTCCAGTATCCGTCAAGTCTCTGACAGAATCAGAGAGATCTTCTAGCACAAACCTGAAGGTTCGCAAGAGAGGCAGCAGCAAAACCTCAAGGTCTTGCACGGCCAAATCAAGCTTCTCTCGTAATGG GTCTCAGACAGTGTTGCCAAATActcagggagatggtgagtctaTATCATCTGAGCCACTCAGTGACTTTTTTGGGATCACTGAAGATAGTCTCCTCACTAGTGTCCAGGATTCCTTCAAAGAGTCGCTGAACAATGTCCTCTGTATCCAAGGAGAGGGCCAGGTAGACACTCAAAGTCTATCCCGGGTTATTGTTGGAGAAGTGTCAAAGAAGGTCAATTCCATAATCTCTGTGGCCATCCAAACTCCCATCTCTGGGCGAATATCCCCTGTTATTTTTGCCAGTGGTGGTGTCTCCAGCACCAAGGTGGTTGAGGAGATGGTGTCTGGCGTTTCCAACGTACTTCAGATGTACATTAATGGGAAGAGTGTTGAGCAGAGTGTTGTTCTCAGAGAGGATGGTGTTGAGGTGGATATGACACATTTAACAGGACAGGTCATGACAGCACTCAGTGGCACTGTTTTGAACTTCAGCAATAAGGAGGAAAATGATCCCAACAAGAGGGAACTGCTTTGTGTTGTTGCTGACCATATGAAGATGTTTGAATCTTGTAAAAGTTCTGAGGAGATGCTAAAACAAGGAGAGAGCAACCTCAATATCAAAGGTGACAAATCTAGTCTTCGTCTGTCAACACAAAGTATGGACAGACTACTCACTGAGGAGTTTCAGACCAAGGCCACTGAATCGATCCGGGAGATCGTTAAAAGATTCAGGGGTTGTACATCATGTTGTTCTGGCACTACATCATCTAGTCCAACTCCTAGGATAGGTGAGATTGGAGACCTTATGATCGACCCTGAGGCCTCTGAGTTGGTAAGTACCTTTGTTTCAGACATGGACAATCTTACCCAGTCTATCAGGTCATCCCGCTCTCCTGCACAGAGTGAACAGATCCTTCTTGAAAACCATCAGAGTAAGATCTGGTCTTCCACTGTTGGTTGTTACTACGACATGAAAAATATGCTGAAGAGGCTTCTTACCTGTCCAGAAAAAGGGGATCTCTCAAGTACATTTGTGGAGAGCACAAGAGATTCTTTCACAATGGTTCCAACTTTGTGCCTGGACTTCGATCATTCCAGTAACGGTGAGGCTGACACATCGGACTCCTTTTCTTGTAAACCACTTTTAATAACCCCCTCATCCATGAATGAACAAAAAGGACAAAGTGAGACCCCAAAACCTTTCTTGGCTCTCAAAAAGTATTTGCAAGACCAAGTCCTCCTTGACACCACAAAAGAGATTGCCAGCCAGGTTCTAGTCTTGTATAAGACTGAGGTGATGGAGAAGTTCTCATCTTCTGTTGGAGAGTGTGATTCTGAAGAGTCTCTGGAGGCCAATCTATTTGTGGATGGCATCATGTCTGACTTGAATGATTTCACCAGTTCTTGTTCCGCCTCACCATCTGAGTTGTTAGACAGTGAACAATGTCTCTCCGATGTGAAGGTCATCGATGGTGTTACACCAATACATGACGAGACTCTCAAACAGGCTCCCAGTGAAAGTTTAGATTCTCAGGTGACTTGTAATAGTGATTCTCTTGAAATCCAAGGGGACCTTCAAACCTGTACCAATGAGGTCATTAGTCAGATCCTCACTGTGTATCACTCTGAGGAATCCATGGAGGAATGCCTCTCTAGCCTAAAAGGAGATACAGAAGACCTGTCCAAGCTTTTGGATGCCGTTGTTTCTCAGATTGACGTCCTTGCCGCCTCCAAATCATATTTATCTGTTGATGACTATGCTGTCAATACACAGGACAATATGCATGGTGAGATCAACAATGATGAAGAGGAAGCATCCGCTAGAAGTCTTAAATCCACAGCCTTTGACAAACTATGTACTGAGGAGTTTCAAACTAAAGCCTCACATATGGCTGGTGGGATCCTTCGATCAGGGTTGATTGGCATTGTAAATACCAGCCTTAATGGTAGAAGTGCAGACATTTGTGCAGAGTCcagtaatgatggtgatgatagagATGTCAAAATCCTTCAGAAGAGTGGAACTCCATCTTTATTCACCTCTTCTCTGCACACCATTTCTGCAGCATCCAACATCGTCATAAGCATCACTAAAGACCTTAATAGCTTCACCCAGATGACTAAAAtgtctgctgcttcagtgtctgaCCAGTTGGAGAGATCCCTGTCAGCTTCAACCCTTCCTGGCAGTGTTCACAACGGGGCCAATGTGAAAGGAAATATAATTTGGCCAGGCACTGTTAACCTGTTCAACAATGTGTTCACCAAGGTCAAGGACTTTTTTGCCCAGCAACAACCGGTCCTCCTAGACAATGTGGTTGAGGCCCCCAAACATGTCGAAACCATATGCAGAACAGCTACTTCTACACAAATGACGGACAGTGAACATGAGGGCAGCCAGACCAACATGGTAAATTATTCCAAAGCCTTAATTAGTCAGACTCTGATGACAATCCAGAGGAGAGTGTCTATGTCAGAGAGGATGAGCACCTCAGAGAAAGGTTTCTTGACTCGTTCCATAGTGGGCTCCATGTTGGAGGATGTTGACATGGTGAGAACTGATGGACACGAGATACACCGGCCATCCTCCTCAAAGTCCTCCCTGTCCATCACCTCTGCCATGACCAGAGGGTCCCAGAGTGATTTTACAAATTCTCTTCCAGGCACTCCAGTCTCCAATGAGTGGCCTGTTGAAAGCTATTGTCCTATCATTAGGAGTTCGGTCATTGATATGAGTGACTCCTCAACTCATTCACAAGGGTCAACAAATTACACAAGGCAAACCATCTCTGCCATAGTTGACACTGTTATGGAGGTAATTCCAAGAGAAGATATGGAACACATAGCCACTGCAGATGATGTCACTTCTTTTACAAGAAGACTTGCGAGACTCAGCCCCAGGGACGGTCTTCAGAACTTCTCACATGAGCTCACTGACAAAGTTTATGAGCTCATAAAAAGTCACAACACCCCCCAGGCTCTTTTTGTGCCAGCTGGCAAGAGCGTGTCTGACTCTATTCTTTTGAAGCTGAAGACAGAATTGAATGCTTCTGAAGAATCCAGGGAGTTTCCATCTGACCTTGTGTACTCCTTCGCTAAGGAGTCAATAAAACGTCTGCTACAGCAGATTATCTTCTGGCTTCCTCCACCATCACAAGGATCCGGTGTCTGCCAAACTATCATCTCTGATGGTTCTCTGCAGGACACAAGTCGGCTTATCCCGAGCTCTTCTGCCATCTCCATTAGTTCCTCACAGGTTTACTGTGACACAAAGAGCCTTTTCACCAATATAATGGTCAATCAGGTCATGGATACCTGTTCTGTGGCCTCAAATTCATCAGTAAAATTATCAGAGTTGATGAACATAATCAATGGGTTGTCCCCAACTGATGCTGGAACACTTGACTCTGACAGACCGGCTCTCATGACCACTAGCCGTCAGTCTAGTGCCAAATCATTGCCtagaccctctctgtctggcAGCAGCACACACAACGGTGGAACTGTGGATATTCAAGTTTTAGGAGAGGTGGAATCCAAGATGGACAACAAAGATCTGGAGATGTCTAGTGTCTCTGTGCATCCATCAACTCCATCAGCCATGGACTCCGATACACATGCCTCATTTGACTCCACTAGCAATGACTACACCTCTTTGGTACTTTTACTGATTATTAGATTGCTGTCAATGATCACCCCTATCACATTACTGGAATCCTCTGACATTGGTGAAACATCAAGAGTTCTCACAAAGAGGATTCTGTCTGAGTTCTGTGGCACCTCAGGCCTTGAACCAACTCAAGCCTACCCCCAGAATCTGAAAATCGAAAAGATTTTCAAGGCTGTCTACAAGGGGCTTCTTCAAGAATTTGGGTCAGAGAAGATGCTCCAGGTTGCAATGAAGTCAACGGATTATGCATTTGACGATGCCCTGGTCAAATCATTAACTAGGGAACTGCTAACTAAATGCAATGAGGCTAGCTCTTCACCTCACTCCATGACCCAGTTGTCATCACACAATGCACTTGGCAGTGACGAGGTAGGTAATTCTGGGCTTCCAACAACTGGTACAAAggaaaagaagagaggaagatTCAACGCTCTCTGTGGATTCAACCCAAAG TGTACACAGAAGGTCAACAAGAGGAACCACTGCACTCCAACACCTTCCCAGAACCAGACCCCTGCTATCAGTGAAACAG CAATTGTCAATGATCAAGAATCCTGCCTTACAGAGAGTGTATGCTCCACCAAGAAGAAACCAAAGAAGCGTTCGCTCATTTCTAGGATGTTTTCAGCTATAGGCAAAGCCTTGTCCAGTCCCTTTACTTCCTGCTATAAAAGGAAGAGCACCTAA